In one window of Erwinia tasmaniensis Et1/99 DNA:
- the ubiA gene encoding 4-hydroxybenzoate octaprenyltransferase, with the protein MSKLSAYCRLMRIDKPIGSLLLLWPTLWALWLAGMQVPPLKVLLVFVLGVFFMRAAGCVVNDFADRKIDGHVKRTRARPLPSGAVSTREAKLLFAGLVLISFMLVLTMNSMTLWLSLGGLGLAWMYPFMKRYTHLPQVVLGAAFGWAIPMAWAAVSESVPLTCWLLFLANICWTVAYDTQYAMVDRDDDLKIGVKSTAILFGRYDKLIIGLLQLATMILLAWVGRQLALNGIFYVTILAAGALFIYQQKLIAQRQRELCFKAFLNNNWVGLVLFIGVALGIW; encoded by the coding sequence ATGAGCAAACTCTCGGCTTACTGCCGTCTGATGCGTATTGATAAACCGATTGGTTCACTGCTGCTGCTATGGCCCACGCTGTGGGCGCTGTGGCTGGCTGGGATGCAGGTTCCACCGCTTAAGGTGCTGCTGGTCTTCGTGCTGGGCGTGTTCTTTATGCGCGCGGCGGGCTGTGTGGTGAATGATTTCGCCGACCGCAAAATCGACGGCCATGTTAAGCGCACCCGCGCGCGACCGTTGCCGAGCGGCGCGGTGTCAACACGCGAGGCGAAGCTGCTGTTTGCCGGTCTGGTACTCATCTCTTTTATGCTGGTTCTGACGATGAACAGCATGACCCTCTGGCTGTCGCTGGGCGGGCTGGGCCTGGCCTGGATGTATCCGTTTATGAAGCGCTACACCCATCTGCCTCAGGTGGTGCTTGGCGCGGCGTTTGGCTGGGCGATCCCGATGGCATGGGCGGCGGTCAGTGAAAGCGTGCCGCTAACCTGCTGGCTGCTGTTCCTGGCAAACATATGTTGGACGGTGGCTTACGACACGCAATATGCGATGGTTGACCGCGACGACGATCTGAAAATCGGCGTGAAATCGACGGCGATCCTGTTTGGGCGTTATGACAAGCTGATTATTGGCCTGCTGCAGCTGGCGACAATGATCCTGCTGGCTTGGGTTGGTCGGCAGCTGGCGCTGAACGGCATTTTTTACGTCACGATCCTGGCGGCGGGGGCGTTGTTTATTTATCAGCAGAAGCTGATAGCCCAGCGTCAGCGCGAGCTGTGCTTTAAGGCATTTCTTAATAACAACTGGGTAGGTCTGGTGCTGTTTATTGGCGTGGCGCTGGGTATCTGGTGA
- the ubiC gene encoding chorismate lyase — protein sequence MTENALPLLSAIEWLPEPSPLLTASLLDWLLEADSMTRRFEAHCQKVTVNLLREAFISPEEIAAEAALLPPEKQYWLREIELCADGIPWLVARTLVPESTLVGPEQKLRQLGSVPLGRYLFASSSLTRDFIDVGQSAGLWARRSRLRLAGKPLLLTELFLPASPLYGSLAKENT from the coding sequence ATGACGGAGAACGCGCTGCCGCTTTTAAGCGCGATCGAATGGCTCCCCGAACCTTCACCCCTGCTTACCGCCTCTCTGCTTGACTGGCTGCTGGAAGCGGACTCTATGACCCGGCGTTTTGAAGCCCACTGTCAGAAGGTCACGGTGAATCTGTTACGTGAGGCGTTCATCAGCCCAGAGGAAATAGCGGCAGAGGCTGCTCTGCTGCCGCCAGAGAAACAATACTGGCTGCGTGAAATTGAACTCTGTGCCGATGGCATACCGTGGCTGGTGGCGCGTACGCTGGTGCCAGAGTCAACGCTGGTTGGGCCAGAGCAGAAGTTGCGGCAGTTGGGCAGCGTCCCGCTGGGGCGCTATCTGTTTGCCTCCTCATCGTTAACCCGTGATTTTATCGACGTTGGTCAGAGCGCAGGTCTGTGGGCGCGACGTTCGCGTTTACGCCTGGCGGGAAAACCGCTGTTGTTAACCGAACTGTTTTTACCCGCTTCCCCGCTGTATGGAAGCCTGGCAAAAGAGAACACGTAG
- the psiE gene encoding phosphate-starvation-inducible protein PsiE — protein sequence MTSPVRKTPAIHLAFFLQMVLNAGLIVLACILIIFLGKETLHLGNVLLNTGEQTSSYLLIDGIVIYFLYFEFIALIIKYFQSGYHFPLRYFIYIGITAIIRLIIVDHENPFDTLAYSIAILILVVTLWLANTNRLKRE from the coding sequence ATGACTTCCCCCGTGCGCAAAACTCCTGCCATTCATTTAGCCTTTTTCCTACAAATGGTGTTAAACGCTGGTCTGATTGTACTTGCCTGTATTCTGATTATTTTCCTTGGCAAAGAGACTTTGCATCTTGGCAATGTGTTGCTCAATACCGGGGAGCAAACCTCGTCGTATCTGCTGATCGATGGCATCGTCATCTATTTTCTCTACTTCGAGTTTATTGCTCTAATCATCAAATACTTCCAGTCTGGCTATCACTTCCCACTGCGCTACTTTATCTATATCGGTATAACCGCGATTATTCGCCTGATTATCGTCGACCATGAAAACCCGTTTGATACTCTCGCCTACTCCATCGCCATCCTGATTCTGGTCGTCACCCTGTGGCTGGCGAACACCAACCGCCTGAAGCGTGAATAA
- a CDS encoding YjbH domain-containing protein, which translates to MKKRYLLSLLSFSITCACQAQADVSPDPIGPSQSDFGGVGLLQVPSARMAQDGEFSVNYRYNDQYLFYSSSMQLFPWLEATIRYTDVKTREYSANSSFSGSQTYKDKAFDLKLRLWEESYWLPQVSIGSRDLGGTGLFDSEYLVASKAWGPFDFTLGFGWGYLGNSGTVKNPFCSAGNKYCHRTNVGGTAGSLSTSEMFKGPTAFFGGIEYQTPWQPLRLKVEFEGNDYKDDFAGKLRQSSKVNVGAIYRLADWADVNVSYERGNTLMAGFTLRTNFNDLQQSQFDNAKPSYHPQPQGRFLDPTVAADQLNQLKYNAGLDAPNMQVDGSTLSVTGEQSKYRDTQLGVDRANVIMANHLPTGIDTLRVTQTRNNMPQVTTQTNVASLQRQLTGYPLGHEETLQQQRVEPVKPGRVEQGFHIRDERLDYNLSPVLNQSVGGPESFYLYQIGVMANASFWMTDHLLLDGSLFGNLSNNYDKFSYDGAPNDSTLPRVRTHIREYVENNVYVSNLQINYMHELGNGFYGQLYGGYLETMFGGAGGEVLYRPLDASWAVGIDANYVRQRDWNNMMKFADYTAKVGNITGYWQPWFMDNVLVKASAGQYLAGDKGVTLDVSRRFDSGVIVGAYATKTNVSAQEYGEGDFTKGFYISVPLDVFSVSPVRGRAQINWTPLTRDGGQMLNRKYQLYDMTSDRDASYR; encoded by the coding sequence ATGAAAAAACGTTATCTCCTCAGCCTGCTGTCGTTTTCTATTACCTGTGCCTGCCAGGCTCAGGCTGATGTCTCGCCCGATCCGATTGGCCCGTCGCAGTCGGACTTCGGCGGGGTGGGTTTGTTGCAAGTACCCAGCGCGCGCATGGCGCAAGATGGCGAGTTCAGCGTGAACTATCGCTATAACGATCAGTATCTTTTTTACTCCTCTTCCATGCAGCTTTTCCCGTGGCTGGAAGCCACTATCCGCTATACCGATGTAAAAACCCGTGAGTACAGCGCGAATTCGAGTTTTTCCGGTAGCCAAACCTATAAAGATAAGGCTTTTGACCTGAAGCTGCGGCTATGGGAAGAGAGCTACTGGTTGCCGCAGGTTTCCATAGGATCGCGCGACCTCGGCGGTACAGGATTGTTTGACAGTGAGTATCTGGTGGCCAGCAAGGCCTGGGGGCCGTTTGATTTTACCCTCGGCTTCGGCTGGGGTTATCTCGGCAACAGCGGGACGGTAAAAAATCCGTTCTGCTCGGCCGGGAATAAATATTGCCATCGCACCAACGTCGGCGGCACCGCCGGTTCCCTGAGCACCAGCGAGATGTTTAAAGGGCCAACGGCGTTTTTTGGCGGGATTGAATATCAGACCCCGTGGCAGCCGTTACGTCTGAAGGTGGAATTTGAAGGTAATGACTATAAGGATGACTTTGCCGGGAAGCTCCGGCAGAGCAGTAAGGTCAACGTGGGCGCCATTTACCGTCTGGCGGACTGGGCAGATGTTAACGTCAGCTACGAGCGTGGTAACACCTTAATGGCGGGCTTTACTCTGCGTACCAACTTTAACGACCTGCAGCAAAGTCAGTTTGATAACGCCAAACCGTCCTATCACCCGCAGCCGCAGGGGCGCTTCCTCGATCCTACCGTGGCCGCAGACCAGCTAAATCAGCTGAAGTATAACGCCGGGCTGGATGCGCCGAATATGCAGGTGGACGGCAGTACCCTGTCCGTCACCGGAGAACAAAGTAAATATCGTGATACCCAGCTCGGCGTGGATCGCGCCAATGTCATTATGGCGAATCATCTGCCGACCGGTATTGATACGCTACGCGTGACCCAAACGCGCAACAATATGCCGCAGGTCACTACGCAAACCAACGTGGCCAGCCTGCAACGTCAGCTGACGGGCTACCCGCTTGGGCATGAAGAGACCTTACAACAGCAGCGCGTGGAGCCGGTCAAACCGGGGCGCGTCGAGCAGGGTTTCCACATCCGTGACGAGCGTCTGGACTACAATCTGTCACCGGTACTTAACCAGTCGGTGGGCGGGCCGGAAAGCTTCTACCTCTACCAGATCGGCGTGATGGCCAACGCCAGCTTCTGGATGACGGATCATCTGCTGCTGGACGGCAGCCTGTTTGGCAATCTGTCTAACAACTATGACAAATTTAGCTATGACGGCGCGCCAAATGACTCCACGCTGCCACGGGTACGCACCCATATTCGCGAATACGTGGAAAATAACGTTTATGTAAGTAACCTGCAGATCAACTACATGCATGAGCTGGGCAACGGGTTCTACGGCCAGCTGTATGGTGGCTATCTGGAAACCATGTTCGGCGGGGCCGGTGGCGAAGTGCTGTATCGCCCGCTTGACGCCAGCTGGGCGGTGGGAATAGATGCTAACTATGTCAGGCAGCGCGACTGGAACAACATGATGAAGTTCGCCGACTATACGGCGAAGGTGGGCAATATCACCGGCTACTGGCAGCCGTGGTTTATGGATAATGTGCTGGTAAAAGCCAGCGCCGGTCAATATTTGGCCGGGGATAAGGGCGTTACCCTGGACGTATCGAGGCGCTTTGACAGCGGAGTCATCGTTGGCGCCTATGCCACCAAAACTAACGTTTCGGCGCAAGAGTATGGCGAAGGAGACTTTACCAAAGGCTTCTATATCTCCGTGCCGTTAGACGTGTTCAGCGTTTCACCCGTCCGTGGGCGTGCTCAAATCAACTGGACGCCGCTGACGCGGGATGGGGGGCAGATGCTGAACCGTAAATATCAGCTGTATGATATGACCAGCGATCGTGACGCCAGCTATCGATAA
- a CDS encoding capsule biosynthesis GfcC D2 domain-containing protein — MKKRLAFLTVIAVALSQLALADGRVNIFYPGQSQPLVVNPVADLEQLVTDPALAQKTWWPGTAIGEKLATVGALQQQQQLLARLQAWRDRLHNEGDDSQAATVDNVRRQIAVLKVTGRQFVNLDPDWVRLRPQANRRLQGEYSVYTLNEPTSITLAGAIESTGKVPWAAGRSAVEYLAAHPRMSGAERSTALLISPGGEVTEIPVAYWNRRHVEPQAGSTLFIGFSTWTLPRAYADLNLQIVSVLTHRIPD, encoded by the coding sequence ATGAAAAAACGCCTGGCATTCCTTACCGTAATAGCGGTTGCGTTGTCGCAACTGGCCCTGGCAGACGGCCGGGTCAACATTTTTTATCCCGGGCAGAGCCAGCCGCTGGTGGTCAACCCTGTGGCGGATCTGGAACAGTTGGTCACTGACCCGGCACTGGCGCAGAAAACCTGGTGGCCGGGCACGGCGATCGGTGAAAAACTGGCGACCGTGGGTGCGCTCCAACAACAGCAACAGCTTTTGGCACGTTTACAGGCGTGGCGCGATCGGCTGCATAACGAAGGTGACGACTCACAGGCCGCCACGGTGGATAACGTCCGTCGGCAGATCGCCGTGCTGAAGGTTACCGGGCGTCAATTCGTCAATCTTGACCCGGACTGGGTGCGGTTAAGGCCGCAGGCCAATCGTCGGCTTCAGGGGGAGTACAGCGTCTATACGCTGAATGAGCCGACCTCGATAACGCTGGCGGGTGCGATTGAAAGCACGGGAAAAGTGCCGTGGGCGGCAGGGCGCTCCGCGGTGGAGTATCTGGCGGCGCATCCTCGTATGAGCGGCGCCGAACGCAGCACCGCGCTGCTGATTTCCCCCGGCGGTGAGGTCACTGAGATCCCGGTAGCGTACTGGAACCGCCGTCATGTCGAGCCGCAGGCGGGCAGCACATTGTTTATTGGCTTTTCCACCTGGACGCTACCGCGTGCCTACGCCGATCTCAACTTGCAGATCGTTTCTGTCCTGACGCACCGGATCCCTGACTGA
- a CDS encoding YjbF family lipoprotein: MRNLPLLLLCLLLQACTQTQKGMGETFRLAFFGADNIQMTNEQIDNLPYASMYLRINGGQQLFVVLGYNENGQQKWITRDKAMLVIEHGRLVKTLGLADNLNQVSNLQHDPLRDALHLSEGSSWSRTLRWTESGKARADTATSRFTQGKDEVLQLAGRPVACHIWQEEVSLAENGASWRNTFWVDASSGQIRRSQQALGADALSIDITILKPAI; this comes from the coding sequence TTGCGAAACTTACCACTGCTGCTGCTTTGCCTGTTGCTTCAGGCCTGTACCCAGACTCAGAAAGGAATGGGTGAAACGTTCAGGCTGGCCTTTTTCGGTGCTGATAACATCCAGATGACTAACGAGCAGATAGATAATCTGCCGTACGCCAGTATGTACCTGCGGATAAACGGGGGGCAGCAGCTCTTTGTGGTGCTGGGCTACAACGAGAATGGCCAGCAGAAGTGGATAACGCGTGACAAAGCAATGCTGGTCATCGAACACGGCCGACTGGTGAAAACCCTGGGACTGGCTGATAACCTCAATCAGGTGAGCAACCTGCAGCATGACCCGCTGCGTGATGCCCTGCACCTTAGCGAGGGATCGAGCTGGAGCCGTACCCTCCGCTGGACTGAGAGCGGTAAGGCGCGCGCCGACACGGCGACATCGCGCTTTACTCAAGGGAAAGACGAGGTGCTGCAACTGGCTGGCCGTCCGGTAGCCTGCCATATCTGGCAGGAAGAGGTTTCGTTGGCTGAAAATGGCGCATCCTGGCGCAACACGTTCTGGGTAGATGCCTCCAGCGGACAAATACGTCGTTCACAGCAAGCGCTGGGAGCAGACGCGCTCTCTATTGATATCACCATCCTGAAGCCTGCAATATAA
- the yjbE gene encoding exopolysaccharide production protein YjbE, protein MKKVLWAAAAIMYLAGASGAIAAEPTGSATTGGAAGAAGAGAVSAGVTTAVGIGVVGILAGVAVASSSGGGGSNTVVNTVAPTP, encoded by the coding sequence ATGAAAAAAGTCTTATGGGCTGCTGCAGCCATAATGTACTTAGCGGGCGCTTCTGGCGCTATTGCAGCCGAGCCGACAGGTTCGGCTACAACGGGCGGTGCCGCCGGTGCTGCCGGCGCTGGCGCCGTATCGGCTGGGGTTACCACGGCCGTCGGTATCGGTGTTGTTGGCATTCTGGCTGGCGTTGCCGTGGCCTCGTCCAGCGGTGGCGGTGGCTCTAATACCGTCGTGAATACCGTAGCACCAACGCCCTGA
- the pgi gene encoding glucose-6-phosphate isomerase: MKNINPTQTAAWQALQQHFEQMKEVHIADLFANDANRFAAFSATFDDRMLVDYSKNRITSETLEKLQALAKETDLQSAIKSMFSGEKINRTEDRAVLHVALRNRSNTPIVVDGKDVMPEVNAVLAKMKAFSERIISGEWKGFTGKAITDVVNIGIGGSDLGPFMVTEALRPYKNHLKMHFVSNVDGTHIAETLKMLSPETTLFLVASKTFTTQETMTNAHSAREWFLTSGQQQDVAKHFAALSTNGEAVSEFGIDTDNMFEFWDWVGGRYSLWSAIGLSIALSIGYENFEKLLSGAHAMDRHFADTPEEKNLPILLALIGIWYNNFFGAETEAILPYDQYMHRFAAYFQQGNMESNGKYVDRAGNPVSYQTGPIIWGEPGTNGQHAFYQLIHQGTKLVPCDFIAPAVSHNQLGDHHSKLLSNFFAQTEALAFGKSREVVEKEFADAGKDAQSVEHIVPFKVFEGNRPTNSILLRDITPYSLGALIAMYEHKIFTQGAILNIFTFDQWGVELGKQLASRILPELADAAEVSSHDGSTNGLINLYKSWR; encoded by the coding sequence ATGAAAAATATCAATCCGACGCAAACCGCAGCCTGGCAGGCGCTGCAGCAGCATTTTGAGCAGATGAAAGAGGTACACATCGCCGATCTTTTCGCCAATGATGCCAACCGGTTTGCTGCCTTCTCTGCAACCTTTGACGATCGGATGCTGGTGGATTACTCGAAGAACCGCATTACCAGCGAAACGCTGGAAAAATTGCAGGCGCTGGCGAAAGAAACTGACCTACAAAGCGCGATTAAATCGATGTTCTCCGGAGAGAAGATCAACCGTACCGAAGACCGCGCGGTACTGCATGTTGCCCTGCGTAACCGTAGCAATACGCCCATCGTGGTCGATGGCAAAGACGTTATGCCAGAGGTGAATGCGGTACTGGCGAAGATGAAAGCCTTCTCTGAGCGCATCATCAGCGGCGAATGGAAGGGATTCACCGGGAAAGCCATTACCGACGTGGTGAACATCGGTATCGGTGGCTCAGATCTCGGCCCGTTTATGGTGACTGAAGCACTGCGTCCGTATAAAAACCATCTGAAGATGCACTTCGTCTCTAACGTTGACGGCACCCACATTGCTGAAACGTTGAAAATGCTTAGCCCGGAAACCACGCTGTTCCTCGTGGCATCAAAAACGTTCACCACTCAGGAAACCATGACCAATGCTCACAGCGCACGTGAGTGGTTCCTTACTTCGGGGCAGCAGCAGGATGTGGCGAAGCACTTTGCCGCTCTGTCGACCAACGGCGAGGCGGTGAGTGAGTTCGGCATCGACACCGACAACATGTTCGAGTTCTGGGACTGGGTCGGTGGCCGCTACTCGCTGTGGTCAGCGATTGGCCTGTCTATCGCGCTCTCCATCGGTTACGAAAACTTTGAGAAACTGCTGAGCGGTGCACATGCGATGGATCGCCACTTTGCGGACACCCCGGAAGAGAAAAACCTGCCGATACTGCTGGCGCTGATTGGCATCTGGTACAACAATTTCTTTGGCGCAGAGACCGAGGCGATCCTGCCGTACGACCAGTATATGCACCGCTTTGCTGCCTATTTCCAGCAGGGAAATATGGAGTCCAACGGTAAATACGTCGATCGTGCCGGCAACCCGGTTTCTTATCAGACCGGCCCAATTATCTGGGGTGAGCCGGGGACTAACGGACAGCATGCGTTCTACCAGCTGATCCACCAGGGCACCAAGCTGGTTCCCTGTGACTTTATCGCACCGGCGGTGTCGCATAATCAGCTGGGCGACCACCACAGTAAGCTGCTGTCGAACTTCTTTGCCCAGACGGAAGCGCTGGCATTTGGTAAGTCGCGTGAAGTGGTGGAAAAAGAGTTTGCGGATGCCGGGAAAGACGCACAGTCGGTCGAGCATATTGTGCCTTTCAAAGTGTTCGAGGGTAATCGTCCTACTAACTCAATCCTGCTACGTGATATCACGCCGTACAGCCTTGGCGCGCTGATCGCGATGTATGAGCATAAGATTTTCACTCAGGGCGCGATCCTCAATATCTTCACCTTCGATCAGTGGGGCGTAGAGCTGGGTAAACAGCTGGCCAGCCGCATTCTGCCTGAATTAGCCGATGCGGCAGAAGTCAGCAGCCATGACGGTTCAACCAACGGACTGATTAACCTTTATAAGTCCTGGCGGTAA
- the lysC gene encoding lysine-sensitive aspartokinase 3 translates to MSQNLIVAKFGGTSVADYTAMNRSADVVLSNPDVRLVVLSASAGVTNLLVALAEGQQPEERTALLEEIRRIQYAIIDPLNQPEVIREEIDRILENISTLSDGAALATSTALTDELVSHGELMSTLLFVEILRQRKAAAEWFDVRKVMRTNDHFGRAEPESAALQDLVNIQLKPRTAEALIVTQGFIGSEAQGRTTTLGRGGSDYTAALLGEALHASRIDIWTDVPGIYTTDPRVVPSAKRIDEITFEEAAEMATFGAKVLHPATLLPAVRSDIPVFVGSSKNPSAGGTMVCNETRNPPLFRALALRRKQTLLTLHSLNMLHARGFLAEVFNILARHSISVDLITTSEVSVALTLDTTGSTSTGDSLLTQALLTELSSLCRVEVEENLALVAIIGNQLSRACGVGKEVFGVLEPFNLRMICYGASSYNLCFLVPGNDAEKIVQTLHRNIFE, encoded by the coding sequence ATGTCTCAAAATCTGATCGTGGCGAAATTTGGCGGCACCAGCGTTGCCGACTATACCGCTATGAACCGCAGTGCCGATGTGGTGTTGTCTAATCCCGATGTGCGTCTGGTGGTGCTCTCCGCGTCAGCGGGCGTGACCAATCTTTTGGTTGCGCTGGCTGAAGGCCAGCAGCCGGAAGAGCGCACCGCCCTGCTGGAAGAAATCCGCCGAATTCAATACGCAATTATCGACCCGCTTAATCAGCCGGAAGTGATCCGCGAGGAAATCGACCGCATTCTTGAAAATATCAGCACGCTGTCTGACGGCGCGGCGCTGGCGACGTCAACGGCACTGACCGATGAATTGGTCAGTCACGGTGAGCTGATGTCCACCCTGCTGTTTGTTGAAATCCTGCGCCAGCGCAAAGCGGCTGCCGAATGGTTTGACGTGCGCAAAGTGATGCGTACCAACGATCATTTTGGCCGTGCCGAACCGGAATCAGCGGCCTTACAGGACCTGGTCAATATCCAGCTGAAGCCACGCACCGCGGAAGCGCTGATTGTGACGCAGGGCTTTATCGGTAGCGAAGCACAGGGCCGCACCACCACATTAGGCCGTGGCGGCAGTGACTATACCGCAGCACTGCTGGGGGAAGCGCTGCACGCCAGCCGCATTGATATCTGGACCGACGTACCGGGTATTTACACCACCGACCCACGCGTGGTGCCTTCTGCCAAGCGTATCGATGAAATCACCTTTGAAGAAGCGGCCGAAATGGCGACCTTCGGTGCTAAGGTGCTGCATCCGGCCACCCTGCTGCCTGCGGTGCGCAGTGATATCCCGGTGTTTGTCGGCTCCAGTAAAAATCCGTCAGCGGGGGGGACGATGGTATGCAATGAAACCCGCAACCCGCCGCTGTTCCGCGCCCTCGCACTGCGCCGCAAGCAAACGCTACTGACGCTGCATAGCCTGAATATGCTGCACGCACGTGGTTTCCTTGCTGAAGTCTTTAATATCCTTGCTCGCCACAGTATTTCCGTGGACCTGATTACTACTTCTGAAGTGAGCGTGGCGCTGACGCTGGATACCACCGGTTCGACCTCGACCGGTGACAGTCTGCTGACCCAGGCGCTGCTGACAGAGCTTTCCTCCCTGTGCCGGGTGGAAGTGGAGGAGAACCTGGCGCTGGTGGCGATCATTGGCAATCAGCTCTCCAGGGCCTGTGGTGTCGGTAAAGAGGTATTCGGCGTGCTGGAGCCGTTTAACCTGCGCATGATCTGCTACGGCGCAAGCAGCTATAACCTCTGCTTCCTGGTGCCGGGCAATGACGCCGAGAAAATCGTACAGACATTGCACCGCAATATCTTTGAGTGA
- the panS gene encoding ketopantoate/pantoate/pantothenate transporter PanS, protein MLAAVTRLFPLWAVLLSVVAWYTPGTFSAMGPYVPWLLMLIMFGMGVTLNVSDFKRVLTRPAPVIAGTLLHYLVMPLAAWGLAKLFHMPPDLSAGMILVGSVASGTASNVMIYLAKGDVALSVTISSVSALVGVFATPLLTKFYVDTHIQVDVVGMLLSIVKIVVIPISLGLIIHHTMNGIVKRVEPWLPVFSMVCILLIISTVVAGSQSFIGSVGLMVMSAVILHNALGLLGGYWGGKLFGFDESTCRTLALEVGMQNSGLAATLGKLYFSPLAALPGALFSVWHNLSGSLLAGYWSGKTMKKK, encoded by the coding sequence ATGCTCGCCGCCGTTACCCGACTGTTTCCCCTTTGGGCAGTCCTGCTCTCTGTCGTTGCCTGGTATACACCCGGCACGTTTAGCGCGATGGGGCCTTATGTTCCCTGGCTGCTGATGCTGATTATGTTTGGTATGGGCGTTACGCTGAACGTTAGCGATTTTAAACGCGTTCTGACGCGCCCGGCACCGGTTATCGCCGGAACCTTGTTACATTATCTGGTGATGCCGCTGGCCGCATGGGGCCTGGCGAAACTGTTTCATATGCCGCCCGATCTCTCCGCCGGAATGATCCTCGTCGGTAGCGTTGCCAGCGGCACCGCCTCCAACGTCATGATCTATCTGGCAAAAGGAGATGTCGCCCTGTCTGTCACCATCTCCTCCGTTTCTGCGCTGGTTGGCGTGTTTGCTACTCCGCTGCTGACAAAGTTTTATGTCGATACCCATATCCAGGTGGATGTGGTCGGCATGCTGCTCAGCATTGTGAAAATTGTGGTGATCCCTATCAGCCTCGGCCTGATTATCCACCACACCATGAACGGAATAGTGAAACGTGTGGAGCCCTGGCTACCGGTATTCTCTATGGTCTGTATTTTGCTGATTATCAGCACCGTGGTGGCGGGCAGTCAGAGCTTTATCGGGTCAGTGGGTCTGATGGTGATGAGCGCCGTGATCCTGCATAACGCCCTGGGTTTACTGGGCGGATACTGGGGGGGCAAGCTGTTTGGCTTTGACGAGTCGACCTGCCGTACTCTGGCGCTGGAGGTAGGGATGCAGAACTCTGGCCTCGCGGCGACGCTGGGTAAACTTTATTTTTCACCGCTGGCCGCCCTGCCGGGCGCCCTGTTCTCGGTATGGCATAACCTGTCCGGCTCGCTGCTGGCCGGGTACTGGTCCGGCAAGACCATGAAAAAGAAATAG